Within Oncorhynchus masou masou isolate Uvic2021 chromosome 17, UVic_Omas_1.1, whole genome shotgun sequence, the genomic segment TCATTATCTATTTCTACCACCATGACCGTTATAGCTAGTGTTCGCCCTAATGTCATCACATCTCCCCCTACCATTAGGGTAAACAAAtcaaatcttttcagtgtcctgagggggggaaaggtgttgtcgtgccctcttcacaacctATACAGCTGGTCTTGAGGTGTATGCTTGGTGTAGTGGGTACATCACTAACTCCCTCTCCACCTCAAACTTTGCTACTCCAGGACTTCCAGATCCAGCTGCTGGAGAGGAAGATGTTGCGTCTGCGTGGCGAGGTGAACACGGAGGAGAAGCAGGTCCTGGAGAAGAAGGCCCAAAAGCTGGCCCACAGgctggaagagaagaagaggactgCCACCATGCTCACCACCCAACTCAAGAAGCTCCAGGTGGACAGACCTCTCTCGTACTGTAGAATGTTCTTGATGCTATTTTTCCTGATTATttgggtatttctgttttttttgtcaccTTCTATTTCTTGCAACCCTATCTTATCATAGAAATCATCAAAAATTGTTGGTGTTTTTTTTCTCAGATTTTCTATGTTTTCAAATTAGTCTCTATTCACAGTTACCATATAATTACATTTTAACTaatcataaaaaaatatttatagaCATTCTGTGATTTTACTGTTTCTGTCGTCTGACAGGATGATATTCGCTGTGTGAGGAAAGAGGCGGAGAAGACAGGAGCTGAGAAGAGTGACCTAACCACCAAGATCGAGGAGCTGCACCTGTTCAACCACATCTCCGACAAGGAACTGAAGAAGCTCCGGCTCAAGAAGCAGGTGAGAacgcaggcgcacacacacagtcactgtcACTGCAGTTTTACTCAGCCAACCTTGACTTTATCAATCTTATTAAATAAAAACGATTATATGAAACTCATACTCTTACACAGCCACTCGTTGCCTCTGACCTTTGACCTTCAGGACACCATGGTGGAGGACAACATCCTGAAGCTGGAGATCAAGCGTCTGCGTGACCTGCTGTACAACAAGGCGGACGGCGTGCTCTCGCTGGAGAAGCGGCGGCTGCAGCTGCAGACGGCCATGAGGGAACGGGAGGAGGAGATTAAAGCGCACCGGGAGATGCTCAACAAGCAGGTCAAGATCACTGACCAGGAGCGCCAAGGACTCAGGTATGTCTAAGACGGGCTCCCAAAATATACCCTATTACCCATACAGTATAGTGACGTgttcttaaagggatactttgggattttggctgTGGGGGCTATTTATCTGATGCCTTTAAACCCTGAACCTGGTCATGGGGATCCACAGGGTGTGCAGGCCTTTTCTCCTTCCCAGTACTAACATACCTGGGCCCATATTCAGATagtcttttagatcataatgaataagattgggtgggggggggctgattccagatcagcactcctactctgtaATGTTCTCTGAATACAGGGCTTGATGATCCAGTGCCATACGAGGTGGGTTGTGTTTGTTTTGCCCAGGGCTCATATAAAGTGGTAATGCGGCACTTAAAAAGAAagatgtccaattaattgaacaTAGGATAGCTGGACACTTGGTGTTTTGAGCCATTGTGTATATTCTATGTctaatcaaatcaagctttatttatacagcacatttcagacatgcaATGCGCGTCGCAGgaaaaaataaatcaaaacaaTGAAAATGGAAACTAAAATATTTACTacataagaataacaataaaaatTTCTCTGAAATATGCCTCAAGCTCAGCACATTTTAAATGTGGAAGAAATTACACATAGGTTTACGGGGGTAGGATTTATCAGGCCGTCAATGGTCGGGAAGAGCACTCTCAAATTATTCTATGCATACATTGATTGGTTAATTTCAGTGCTGAGGTGCATGAGAGACTGTCCAAGGTCGACAAGATGAGGAAACGCTATGAGATTATGACTGTCTCAATGGCTGCTCCCGAGGGAGAAGAGGAAAAATCACAGGCTTATTATGTGATCAAGGTGAGAATTCCTTCAGACACCAAAAAACATTCACCAGCCAACTATTGCTTCAGTTAATAATTGATTTGGCTTAttgtgaaaaaatatatacagtgtcaAGAAAAAGTACAGTGggtagaacaagtatttgatacattgccgattttgcaggttttcctacttacaaagcatgtagaggtctgcaatttttatcgtaggtacacttcaactgtgagagacggaatctaaaacaaaaatccagaaaatcacattgtatgatttttatgtaattcatttgcattttattgcatgacataagtatttgatcacctaccaaccagtaagaattccggctctcacagacctgttagtttctCTTTAAGatgccctcctgttctccacccattacctgtattaactgcaccggctcaactcattacctgtataaaagaaacctgtccacacactcaatcaaacagactccaacctctccacaatggccaagaccagagagctgtgtaaggacatcagggataaaattgtagacctgcacaaggctgtcatgggctacaggacaataggcaagcagcttggtgagaaggcaacaactgttggcgcaaatATTAGAAAattgaagaagttcaagatgacagtcaatcaccctcagtctggggctccatgcaagatctcacctcgtggggcatcaatgatcatgaggaaggtgagggatcagcccagaactacacgacaggacctggtcaatgacctgaagagagctggtaCCACAGTCtaaaagaaaaccattagtaacacactacgccgtcatagattaaaatcctgcagggcacgcaaggtccccctgctcaagccagcgcatgtccaggcccgtctgaagtttgccaatgaccatctggatgatccagaggaggaatgggataaGGTCATGTGGaatgatgagacaaaaatagagctttttggtctaaactccactcgctgtgtttggaggaagaagaaggatgagtacaaccccaaaaacaccatcccaaccgtgaagcatggagatggaaacatcattctttggggatgcttttctgcaaaggggacaggacgactgcaccgtatttaggggaggatggatggggccatgtatcgcgagatcttggccaacaacctccctgcctcagtaagagcattgaagatgggtcgtggcctggtctttcagcatgacaacaacccaaaacacacagccagggcaactaaggagtggctacGTAAGACGCATctcaatgtcctggagtggcctagccagtctccagacctgaacacaatagaacatttttggtgggagctgaaagtccgtattgcccagcgacagcccggaacctgaaggatctggagaaggtctgtatggaggagtgggccaaaatccctgcctcagtgtgtgcaaacctggtcaagaactacaggaaacgtatgatctctgtaattgcaaacaaaggtttctgtaccaaatattaagttctgctgtatcaaatacttatgtcatgcaataaaatgcaaatgaattacataatcatacaatgtgattttctggatttttgttttagattccgtctctcacagttgaagtgtacctatgatacaaattgcagacctctacatgctttgtaagtaggaaaacctgcaaaatcggcagtgtatcaaatacttgttctgccCACTGTATGTGAActctttggaattacctggatttctgtatAAATCGGTCATATAATTtgacaacaatagacaaacacagtcttcttaatctaataacacacaaacaattatacgtttttatgtctttattgaacacaccgtgtaaacattcacagtggagggtgggaaaagtacggtatgtgaacccttggatttaataactggttgaccctcctttggcagcaataacctcaaccaaacgatTTCTATcgttgtggatcagacctgcacaacggtcagtaggaattttggaccattccaatttacaaaactgtttcagttcagcaatattcttgggatgtctggtgtgaaccgctctcgaggtcatgccataGCATCTccatcgggttgaggtcaggattttcttctgttgaagccattctttTGTTGATtcacttctgtgttttgggtcgttgtcctgttgcatcacacaacttctgttgagcttcgaTTGGGGGACagagccttacattctcctgcaaaatgtcttgataaacatgGGAATTAATTTTTCCGTCAATGATAGCAAGTTGTCCAGGCCCTGGCACAGCAAAggagcccaaaccatgatgctcccttcaccatactttacagttgggatgaggttttgatgttggtgtgctgtgccttttttttctcCATACAGTGATGTGtttcttccaaacaactcaactgtagttttaTCTGTCCACAATATTTAGCCAGTagagctgtggaacatccaggtgctcttttgcaaacttcagacgtgcagcaatgtttttttttggacagcattggcttcttccatggtgtcttcccatgaacaccattctttagtgttttacgtgttgtagactcatcaacagagatgttagcatgttccagagatttctgtaagtctttagctgacactaggattcttcttaacctcattgagcattctgcgctgtgctcttgcagtcatctttgcaggacaaccactcctagggagagtagcaacagtgttgaactttctccatttatagacagtCTTTTATAGACTTTTTTATAGTCTTTTATAGACAGACATTTATAGATAGTCTTAcggtggactgatgaacatcaaggcttttagagatacttttgtaacccttttcagctttatgcaagtcaacaattcttaatcttaggtcttttgagatctcttttgttcgaggcatgtttcacatcaggcaatgcttcatgTCAATAGCAAAATCAGATTTTGTGAGCGGTTTTTATATtccagggcagctctaaccaaaatctcaaatctcgtctcattgattggcctccaggttagctgactcctgactccaattagcttttggagaagtcattagcctaggggttcacatacttttttcaACCTAtactgaatgtttaaattatgtattcaatatagacaagaaaaatacaataatttgtttgttattagtttaagcacactgtgtttgtctattgttgtgacttagaggaCGATCAGATACATTTCTTGACCaatttcaatcaaatcaaatcaaattttatttgtcacatacacatggttagcagatgttaatgcgagtgtagcgaaatgcttgtgcttctagttccgacaatgcagtaataaccaacaagtaatctaactaacaattcctaaactactgtcttatacacagtgtaaggggataaagaatatgtacataaggatatatgaatgagtgatgtacagagcagcataggcaagatacagtagatggtatcgagtacagtatatacatatgagatgagtatgtaaacaaagtggcatagttaaagtggctagtgatacatgtattacataagaatgcagtcgatgatatagagtacagtatatacgtatgcatatgagatgaataatgtagggtaagtaacattatataaggtagcattgtttaaagtggctagtgatatatttacatcatttcccatcaattcccattattaaagtggctggagttgagtcagtgtcagtgtgttggcagcagccactcaatgttagtggtggctgtttaacagtctgatggccttgagatagaagctgtttttcagtctctcggtcccagctttgatgcacctgtactgacctcgccttctggatgatagcggggtgaacaggcagtggctcgggtggttgatgtccttgatgatctttatggccttcctgtaacatcgggtggtgtaggtgtcctggagggcaggtagtttgccccggtgatgcgttgtgcagacctcactaccctctggagagccttacggttgagggcggagcagttgccgtaccaggcggtgatacagcccgccaggatgctctcgattgtgcatctgtagaagtttgtgagtgcttttggtgacaagccgaatttcttcagcctcctgaggttgaagaggcgctgctgcgccttcttcacgatgctgtctgtgtgagtggaccaattgagtttgtctgtgatgtgtatgccgaggaacttaaaacttgctactctctccactactgttccatcgatgtggataggggtgttccctctgctgtttcctgaagtccacaatcatctccttagttttgttgacgttgagtgtgaggttattttcctgacaccacactccgagggccctcacctcctccctgtaggccgtctcgtcgttgttggtaatcaagcctaccactgttgtgtcgtccgcaaacttgatgattgagttggaggcatgcgtggccacgcagtcgtgggtgaacagggagtacaggagagggctcagaacgcacccttgtggggccccagtgttgaggatcagcggggaggagatgttgttacctaccctcaccacctgggggcggcccatcaggaagtccagtacccaattgcacagggcggggtcgagacccagggtctcgagcttgatgacgagcttggagggtactatggtgttgaatgccgagctgtagtcgatgaacagcattctcacataggtattcctcttgtccagatgggttagggcagtgtgcagtgtggttgagattgcatcgtctgtggacctatttaggcggtaagcaaattggagtgggtctagggtgtcaggtagggtggaggtgatatggtccttgactagtctctcaaagcacttcatgatgacggaagtgagtgctacggggcggtagtcgtttagctcagttaccttagctttcttgggaacaggaacaatggtggccctcttgaagcatgtgggaacagcagactggtatagggacttgattgaatatgtccgtaaacacaccagccagctggtctgcgcatgctctgagggcgcggctggggatgccgtttgggcctgcagccttgcgagggttaacacgtttaaatgttttactcacctcggctgtaGTGAAGGAGAGatcgcatgtttccgttgcaggccgtgtcagtggcactgtattgtcctcaaagcgggcaaaaaagttatttagtctgcctgggagcaagacatcctggtccgtgactgggctggatttcttcctgtagtccgtgattgactgtagaccctaccacatgcctcttgtgtctgagccgttgaattgagattctactttgtctctgtactgacgcttagcttgtttgatagccttacggagggaatagctgcactgtttgtattcagtcatgttaccagacaccttgccctgattgaaagcagtggttcgcgctttcagtttcacgcgaatgctgccatcaatccacggtttctggttagggaatgttttaattgttgctatgggaacgacatcttcaacgcacattctaatgaactcgcacaccgaatcagcgtattcgtcaatgttgttatctgacgcaatacgaaacatgtcccagtccacgtgatggaagcagtcttggagtgtggagtcagcttggtcgaaccagcgttggacagacctcagcgtgggagcttctttttttagtttttgtctgtaggcaggtatcagcaaaatggagtcgtggtcagcttttccgaaaggggggcggggcagggccttatatgtgtcgcggaagttagagtaacagtgatccaaggtttttccacccctggttgcgcaatcgatatgctgataaaatttagggagtcttgttttcagattagccttgttaaaatttatgcagaaatccaggtaattccaaagggttcatatACTTTTTCTTGCAACTGTAGTTTTGACAGTTGTTAATTGTTTTGAGAACATGGAACTTTGTTTACAAATCAATTGAGAAAAACGTTGTACCATTTTACTTTCTACCGTGGGTGATGTGCTTTTCATAAGGCTGCCCAAGAGAAAGAGGAGCTCCAACGTGAGGGAGACGATTTGGACGCCAAGATCCGCAAGATGGAGAAGGAGATCCGAGCGCTGGAGAACACTCTCCACGTCGTCAACAGCCGCAACACAACCTATCGCAAATCCTTCAACAAAGTGACTGAGTCCAGTGCGTACTGTATGAGGAAAGGTTCCCTGTCAGATAAACTGATTccaacaaatcaaattttattggtcacatacacatgattagcagatgttaatgcgagtgtagcgaaatgcttgtgcttctagttccgaccatgcagtaatatctaacaagtaatctaacaatttcacaacaacttccttatacacacaagtgtaaaggaatgattaagaatgtgtacatataaatatatggatgagcgatggccgaactgcataggcaagatgcagtagatggtatagagtacagtatatacatatgacatgcgtaatgtagggtatgtaaacattatataaagtgtcaTTGTTTAAGTAACTAATGAtatatttattacatccaattattaGTGGCTATAGATTGAGCCTCGGACTCTatgcctccccctcccccccaaaaaagatgACAAATATGCCAGCAATAAATATTGACTCTATGCCATCACCATAGTAACGCAAGCATCAATGTTAtcagtgttctatatctatgaaGGGAAAACCCAACATAATCAGATGAGAGGATATACTATTTATAAACTATTTTATAACTTTAATGTGGTGGTTGTTTTGTACTGTTGTTCTGTTCAGATCCTTTTATACTCTTTGTTTTAGTTTTTTACTCCTTTTTCTCCCCGATTGgcagttagtcttgtcccatcgctgcaactcctgtacggacgaggcgaaggtcgagagccatgcgtcctccgaaacacgaccccgccaagccgcactgtttcttgacacagtgcccgcttaacctggaagccagccgcaccaatgtgtcggaggaaacacctcaCAACTGGCGAAGGCTCACTGTGCATGTGCCTGGCACGCCACAGGATTCGCTatagcgcgatgggacaaggacatcctggtGGGACAAATGCTTCCCGGGACGacggtgggccaattgtgcgtcacctcatgggtctcccatttgcggccggctgcgacacagcccgatATTGAACctggatctgtagtgacacctcaagcactgcagtgccttagactgctgcgccagtCTAAGACTGCTTGCTTTAGACTGCTTGCTTCATGCTGTAAAGTGTGTTGGTACAACCCTTTAATGTTTTTATAGGAGTTAACAATGAACCCAAAACTCTGTTTTGAAGGTGAGGAGTATCAGGAGAAACTGAAGCTGGATGAGCAGAAGAGAGCTGCTGAGGAGAAGTACAAGTACAAGAGGAGGCAGATCAGAGAACTGCAGGAGGACATTCAGGTACTTCtccaccaaaccaaccatgactggAGGACATTCAGGTACTTCtccaccaaaccaaccatgactggGGGACATTCAGGTACTTCTCCACCAAACTAACCATGACTGGAGGACATTCAGGTACTTCTTCACCAAACTAACCATGACTGGGGGACATTCAGGTACTTCTCCACCAAACTAACCATGACTGGGGGACATTCAGGTACTTCtccaccaaaccaaccatgactggAGGACATTCAGGTACTTCTCCACCAAACTAACCATGACTGGGGTCAGGAGTTTTACTGGACTACTTAACCTGATCAGGAAAACTCCTGGTCCTAGACTTAACGTGAGCATGGGTTTTCCACCAGGCCATCATCTTCTCACATGAAACTGGAGTAGAATCATCTTTTGTGTACTTCATTTCCATGTTGTTactttacctctctgtctctctctgcctttcccatGTACAGTGTGTTAGATATGTCCTAAGCcctatcatgatctctttcatcTTCATCACACACCTTACATTGGCTGCTCGTGTCCAAGAACAACAGGTCCAATATAGACTTGTCTGACAACTCACTCTTAACTACCAGACAGtgcaatcgtgtgtgtgtgtgtgtgtgtgtgtgtgtgtgtgtgtgtgtgtgtgtgtgtgtgtgtgtgtgtgtgtgtgtgtgtgtgtgtgtgtgtgtgtgtgtgtgtgcgcgttcgtgcgtgcgtgcgtgcgtgtaatTTAAATCTGAAGGGCATGAACAATACACTGGACAACCTGCTTCAAGAGGAGGCCATTCAGAATGTGAGGACTGAAGAGACCCAGTCACATATCATGTCTCTGAACAGAGAACTGGTTTCCCAACAGGAGAAACTCCACAGGGTCACTAAGCAGGTTTGATACCACCACCCAACAATTCACACCATCGCAACAAGTGAGTTCACACCATTCTTCAATGACGAAAGAAAAACATGAAATATGACATGTACTTTACTGTAGCCCCCTTATGATgcattcataaagcctttataacaGCTACACAAGACATATAACGTCTGTCATAGGCAATCATAAACATTAGTTGGTCAGGAAAAAATCCAGGCCCTACTTATCATTGCTCTGTGTTCATCCCTTGCTATCCTCCATGACAGTGCTCCAAACTGACCAAAGAGATCCGGTCGGCCAAGAAGGCCAAGGAGGAGACATTTGAGGAGAGGGACATTGAGCTGAGGGAGCTGAAGGACTTCAATAAGAATATCAACAAGATGCTGCTGGTTGCCATGGAGGAACAACCTGACCTCCGATCAGCTCTACAAATGTACTTTGCCCAGGTAGCCTTCTTTTCTTTTTACTATAAAAagtagggcctcccgggtggcgcagtggttaagggcgctgtactccagcgccagctgtgccatcagagactctgggtcgTAACcggctctgtcataaccggccgcgaccgggaggtccgacGCACAATGGGCCTAGCGTcctccgggttagggagggcttggccggtagggatatcctgtCTCTTATCTAtctatcggaggacgcatgactttcaaccttcgtctctcccgagcccgtacgggagttgtagcggcgagacaagatagtagtaacaattggataccacgaaattggggagaagaaaaaaaaaaagtatgATGTTTTTCTTCATACACCTGTCTTTGAAAAAAGATGCCACCTAGAACCAAGATGGGTTCTTCAATTAGTAGAATCAAAGTAGAATCATTTCACTAATACGAGGTTCATGTGAAACCTTTTACCAGTAAATTAACATTTTTTCACAACcaaagtgttctcctatggggagaaACAAAGAAAACAAATTCTGAAAGTGTAGGTGTGTGAATTATACCTTTTTAGCCTTGTAGAGTTGGGCAAGGCATTGACATTGGGCAAGGCAATGACATTGTGAAATTCTGACAGCGAATTGCCCTGATGTTAGTTGATTCCAGGAAATGCAAA encodes:
- the ccdc39 gene encoding coiled-coil domain-containing protein 39 isoform X1, with translation MNNTLDNLLQEEAIQNVRTEETQSHIMSLNRELVSQQEKLHRVTKQCSKLTKEIRSAKKAKEETFEERDIELRELKDFNKNINKMLLVAMEEQPDLRSALQMYFAQANLPLPSPASTPASRQSSKTNSARSSVSLRSAGSSASSSPRAASVQSPPVKTLELGLGLSVTSPPLTSPRDSHPPSSTSSSSGSKRQSP